In a genomic window of Thalassophryne amazonica chromosome 12, fThaAma1.1, whole genome shotgun sequence:
- the LOC117521253 gene encoding dynein beta chain, ciliary-like, translating into MAETTRKGSSRGGVGGVRSPLDSSVKAGVVLSDERVDFLRELAFCVLRVKTDKWNRFIGAEENQKIILDFLDHIWTNCLLLFTGPGGTLHAGDAQSLLISGAFNAVESIPTVFASVKTSPPWKTKLLCVIKKGVKRVSHQGFKNQLRLGEVPAYPMEHLPVIISEVLVCVLSNSMNQNDWPRVISEDIHRHLERLRSKMVTLRGRAEGRTLLPLPLCVENTQPQHIALRSVHMVLSKCVKCDA; encoded by the exons ATGGCTGAGACTACACGCAAAGGTTCAAGCAGAGGAGGTGTTGGAGGAGTACGGTCTCCACTGGATTCTTCAGTCAAAGCCGGGGTGGTGTTGTCAGATGAGAGGGTAGACTTCCTGCGAGAGCTGGCCTTCTGTGTGCTACGAGTAAAAACTGACAAGTGGAACCGCTTTATTGGAGCAGAGGAGAACCAAAAGATTATACTGGATTTCCTGGACCACATCTGGACCAATTGTCTGCTGCTCTTCACTGGACCTGGAGGAACACTACATGCTGGTGATGCTCAG TCATTACTTATTTCTGGTGCTTTCAATGCTGTTGAAAGCATTCCTACTGTGTTTGCATCTGTGAAGACGTCCCCACCATGGAAGACCAAACTGTTGTGTGTGATAAAGAAGGGTGTGAAGAGAGTTTCCCACCAAGGATTCAAAAACCAACTCCGACTGGGAGAAGTACCCGCATACCCCATGGAACACCTGCCGGTCATAATCTCAGAG GTGCTGGTGTGCGTGCTGTCCAATAGTATGAACCAGAATGACTGGCCACGGGTGATCTCTGAAGACATCcacagacacctggagaggctgaGGAGCAAAATGGTGACTCTGAGGGGCCGTGCTGAGGGTCGAACACTGTTGCCCCTCCCGCTGTGTGTTGAGAACACACAGCCTCAGCACATTGCTCTGAGGTCAGTGCATATGGTACTGTCAAAATGTGTCAAGTGTGATGCATAG